One window from the genome of Breoghania sp. L-A4 encodes:
- a CDS encoding sulfite exporter TauE/SafE family protein, which translates to MMDFLVLPEGVAVWAAYVMILASLATSFITAAFGIGGGMVMIAVLAVLLPPVALIPVHGAVQFGSNAGRTALMLGHVDRSTLLPFTLGSLLGVALGGLLFVQFPPWAVQLGLALFIMWSVFGRFPRISGRHLFAGGIFSSFLTMLFGATGSFIAAMVKTMRLDPLDHVATHSALMTLQHLLKVIAFGLLGFAFSAYLPLVLAMIVSGFVGTYLGKQILVRMGAAYFKPILNAILLLAAARLLWSAAEALMRSPGTGG; encoded by the coding sequence ATGATGGATTTTCTGGTGCTGCCCGAGGGCGTGGCCGTCTGGGCGGCTTACGTGATGATTCTGGCCAGCCTGGCAACCTCCTTCATCACGGCGGCCTTCGGCATCGGCGGCGGCATGGTGATGATCGCCGTGCTGGCGGTGCTGCTACCGCCCGTGGCGCTGATCCCCGTGCATGGCGCGGTGCAGTTCGGCTCCAACGCCGGGCGCACCGCCTTGATGCTGGGCCATGTCGACCGCTCGACGCTGCTGCCCTTCACGCTGGGCAGCCTGCTCGGCGTGGCGCTCGGGGGGCTGCTGTTCGTTCAGTTCCCGCCCTGGGCGGTGCAGCTCGGCCTGGCGCTGTTCATCATGTGGTCGGTCTTCGGCCGGTTTCCGCGCATCAGCGGACGGCACCTGTTCGCCGGCGGCATCTTCTCCAGCTTCCTGACCATGCTGTTCGGCGCGACGGGGAGCTTCATCGCGGCGATGGTCAAGACCATGCGTCTCGATCCGCTGGACCACGTGGCGACCCATTCGGCGCTGATGACCCTGCAGCATCTGCTGAAGGTCATCGCCTTCGGGCTGCTCGGCTTCGCCTTCTCCGCCTATCTGCCGCTGGTGCTGGCGATGATCGTCAGCGGCTTTGTCGGCACCTATCTCGGCAAGCAGATCCTGGTGCGCATGGGCGCCGCCTACTTCAAGCCGATCCTCAACGCGATCCTGCTGCTTGCCGCCGCCCGGCTGCTGTGGAGCGCCGCCGAGGCGCTGATGCGTAGCCCCGGCACCGGGGGCTGA
- a CDS encoding FAD-dependent oxidoreductase translates to MNVQVKSHDVVIVGGGPVGMGLAIELGQRGISVAVVERHPEPQPIPKGQNLTQRTAEHFHFWGCEPELRAARTVPGDYGIGGMTAYGTLLSGYYNDWLPRELVRPFYFTDNERLPQYATEKVLRDRAAVLPSVELVYGWRAVDVTQDADGAIVDIEERKGLGKRRLRGRFVVGCDGANSVVRESTGMTQTRTDHDKLMVLLVFRSTGLHELLKRFPGKSFYNVLHPDLKGYWRFFGRVDLGETWFFHAPVPAGTTKENFDFNGLLYDSVGAEFDVAYDHIGFWDLRIAIADTYRNGSVFIAGDAAHSHPPYGGYGINTGFEDARNLGWKLAAVLEGWGGDALLDSYDAERRPVFASTARDFIESAIIDDRDFLEAYYPPKDAGSFQAALDARAAGSKSEVLAFEPNYAGSPVVFGPETAVCSAKGQHCYEARPGHHLAPRALSSGGNVFEALGRGFSLLAFGAPAQAVAAFELAAHAMDVPLTVIADTAADGREDYAAALVLVRPDQFVAWAGEAASLDAAAVLKRALAR, encoded by the coding sequence GTGAACGTGCAAGTCAAATCCCACGACGTGGTGATCGTCGGCGGCGGCCCGGTCGGCATGGGCCTGGCGATCGAGCTGGGCCAGCGCGGCATCTCCGTCGCCGTGGTCGAGCGCCACCCGGAGCCGCAGCCGATCCCCAAGGGGCAGAACCTCACGCAGCGGACGGCGGAACACTTCCATTTCTGGGGTTGCGAGCCGGAGCTGCGCGCCGCGCGCACGGTGCCGGGCGATTACGGCATCGGCGGCATGACCGCCTATGGAACGCTGCTGTCGGGCTATTACAACGACTGGCTGCCGCGCGAGCTGGTGCGCCCGTTCTACTTCACCGACAACGAGCGTTTGCCGCAATACGCCACCGAGAAGGTGCTGCGCGATCGTGCCGCGGTGCTGCCCTCGGTCGAGCTTGTCTACGGCTGGCGCGCGGTCGATGTGACGCAGGACGCGGATGGCGCGATTGTTGACATTGAAGAGCGGAAGGGATTGGGCAAGCGACGGTTGCGCGGCCGTTTCGTGGTGGGCTGCGACGGTGCGAATTCCGTGGTGCGCGAGAGCACCGGCATGACCCAGACCCGCACCGACCACGACAAGCTGATGGTGCTGCTGGTGTTCAGGTCGACCGGCTTGCACGAGCTGCTGAAACGGTTCCCCGGGAAATCCTTCTACAACGTGCTGCACCCGGATCTGAAGGGCTACTGGCGCTTCTTCGGCCGCGTCGATCTCGGCGAGACCTGGTTCTTCCACGCGCCGGTGCCGGCCGGCACCACGAAGGAGAATTTCGATTTCAACGGGCTTCTGTATGACTCCGTGGGCGCGGAATTCGACGTCGCCTACGATCACATCGGCTTTTGGGATCTGCGCATCGCCATCGCCGACACCTACCGCAACGGTTCGGTGTTCATTGCGGGCGATGCGGCGCACAGCCATCCGCCCTACGGCGGCTACGGCATCAACACGGGCTTTGAGGACGCGCGCAATCTGGGCTGGAAGCTCGCGGCGGTGCTTGAGGGGTGGGGCGGCGACGCTCTGCTCGACAGCTACGACGCCGAGCGCCGTCCCGTTTTCGCATCGACGGCGCGCGATTTCATCGAATCGGCGATCATCGACGACCGCGATTTTCTCGAGGCGTACTACCCGCCCAAGGATGCCGGATCGTTTCAGGCGGCGCTCGATGCCCGCGCCGCGGGCTCCAAGTCCGAGGTGCTGGCGTTCGAGCCGAATTACGCCGGATCGCCGGTGGTTTTCGGGCCGGAGACTGCGGTGTGCAGCGCCAAGGGGCAGCACTGCTATGAGGCTCGCCCAGGTCACCATCTGGCGCCGCGGGCGCTGTCCTCGGGCGGCAACGTCTTCGAGGCGCTGGGCCGCGGGTTCAGCTTGCTCGCTTTCGGCGCGCCGGCACAGGCGGTCGCCGCGTTCGAGCTGGCGGCCCACGCCATGGACGTGCCGCTGACCGTGATCGCGGACACGGCGGCGGACGGCCGCGAGGACTATGCGGCGGCGCTGGTGCTGGTGCGGCCGGACCAGTTCGTCGCCTGGGCCGGGGAGGCGGCGTCTCTGGATGCGGCTGCCGTCCTGAAACGCGCGCTCGCGCGCTGA
- a CDS encoding IclR family transcriptional regulator, whose amino-acid sequence MATQTSLERVLAVLELFSEDRLEWTPEELMETLGYSRPTLYRYLKTLKEAGLLTSLPNAGFTLGPKVVEMDYLMRKSDALVLNGETSLKALSDRYPCSALLVRWYGDKILCVASTCSTPDPLSSYPRGRPMPLARGAISRAIMAFMPRRQLLPMIERNFEELQDIGLGDTIDAIRARIRQVKKAGYAVAYGEVTPGVVGVAAPVFDAAKIPIAAVCVTIAAETFADLDLKDVGAQVKAAASAISAQLFCERSESPGHSAGADPLGLEAGGPGSRP is encoded by the coding sequence ATGGCCACGCAAACGAGCCTCGAACGCGTTCTCGCCGTTCTCGAACTGTTTTCCGAAGACCGGCTCGAATGGACCCCGGAAGAGCTGATGGAGACGCTCGGCTACAGCCGGCCGACGCTCTACCGCTATCTCAAGACGCTGAAGGAGGCGGGGCTGCTCACCTCGCTGCCCAACGCCGGGTTCACGCTCGGGCCCAAGGTGGTCGAGATGGACTATCTTATGCGCAAGTCGGACGCGCTGGTGCTCAACGGCGAAACCTCGCTCAAGGCGCTGAGCGACCGCTATCCGTGCTCGGCGCTGCTGGTGCGCTGGTACGGCGACAAGATCCTGTGCGTGGCCTCCACCTGCTCGACGCCCGATCCGCTTTCCAGCTATCCGCGCGGACGGCCGATGCCGCTGGCGCGCGGCGCGATCTCGCGCGCCATCATGGCGTTCATGCCGCGCCGCCAGCTGTTGCCGATGATCGAGCGTAATTTCGAGGAGCTGCAGGACATCGGTCTGGGCGACACCATCGACGCCATCCGCGCCCGCATCCGCCAGGTGAAGAAGGCCGGCTACGCGGTTGCCTATGGCGAGGTGACGCCGGGCGTGGTGGGTGTCGCCGCGCCCGTGTTCGACGCGGCGAAGATCCCCATCGCCGCCGTCTGCGTCACCATCGCCGCGGAGACATTCGCGGATCTCGATCTCAAGGACGTCGGCGCGCAGGTGAAGGCGGCGGCGAGCGCCATCAGCGCGCAGCTGTTCTGCGAGCGCAGCGAGTCCCCGGGCCATTCCGCCGGCGCGGATCCGCTCGGGCTGGAGGCGGGCGGACCCGGATCGCGGCCTTGA
- a CDS encoding TRAP transporter fused permease subunit, giving the protein MSDSSEGEAGSGLSLRVLRPVIDGLAMLLTLTAICWAFSVPRYLGLGFYPQQFFAAILACALTLAYLTLPARRATTRRRVPWTDLALALASFVSVGYIAYGYPELVLLIFSRPPAVWVPGLIVTLLVLEALRRATGMALVVIIAVFLLYALFGDAIPGRLSGRPQNWQMLAGYMAYDSNGILGLPLSVASTVVVTFILFGGLLSITGGSRFFTDAAMLCMGGFRGGSMKIAVLASGLFGSISGSAVANVVGTGVITIPMIKRNGYPAHKAAAIEAVASTGGQLMPPVMGASAFLMSEFLAVPYSTIVMAALVPAILYYVALFIQADLEAARMNIAPVPKSEIPSAASVLRGLHFVLSFAVLIYALFVLRWQPERAALLAAVALIITSLALGYQGVRPSLADIFRGLSRTGHAVVEIILISAASGLVIGVLNVTGLSFNLTYALVQVGGGNATVLLALSAVVCIILGMGLPTLGVYVLLAALVAPALIQVGIEPIAAHLYVLYFGMMSMITPPIALAAFAAASIAQAPAMATGLAAMRFGWSAYVIPVLFVFSPTLILIGEPLDIGVAIVTAGIGVWLISASLAGYFSARLSMPMRLAFAVCGLAALVPGTAFEGAVISDILGVGGGLLLMASEVRRKRQRLAESVV; this is encoded by the coding sequence ATGAGCGACTCCAGTGAGGGAGAGGCCGGCTCCGGCCTCTCCTTGCGTGTCTTGCGGCCCGTCATCGACGGGCTCGCCATGCTGCTGACGCTGACGGCGATCTGCTGGGCCTTCTCGGTTCCGCGCTATCTCGGCCTCGGCTTTTATCCGCAGCAGTTCTTCGCGGCCATTCTGGCCTGCGCGCTGACGCTCGCCTATCTGACCCTGCCGGCGCGGCGCGCAACGACGCGCAGGCGCGTGCCCTGGACGGATCTCGCGCTCGCGCTCGCCAGCTTCGTGAGTGTCGGCTATATCGCCTATGGCTATCCGGAGCTGGTGCTCTTGATCTTCTCGCGCCCGCCCGCCGTCTGGGTGCCGGGGCTCATCGTCACCCTGCTCGTGCTCGAGGCGCTGCGGCGCGCCACCGGAATGGCCCTGGTGGTCATCATCGCCGTCTTTCTGCTCTATGCGCTCTTCGGCGACGCGATCCCCGGGCGGCTGTCCGGACGGCCGCAGAACTGGCAGATGCTCGCCGGTTACATGGCCTATGATTCCAACGGAATTCTCGGGCTGCCGCTGTCGGTGGCCTCCACCGTCGTGGTCACCTTCATTCTGTTCGGCGGGCTGCTGTCGATCACCGGCGGTTCCCGCTTCTTCACCGACGCCGCCATGCTCTGCATGGGCGGATTCCGCGGCGGTTCGATGAAAATCGCCGTGCTGGCCTCGGGTCTGTTCGGCTCGATCTCGGGCTCGGCGGTGGCCAATGTCGTGGGCACCGGCGTCATCACCATTCCGATGATCAAGCGCAACGGCTATCCGGCGCACAAGGCGGCGGCGATCGAGGCGGTGGCGTCGACCGGCGGGCAGCTGATGCCGCCGGTGATGGGCGCCTCGGCCTTCCTGATGTCGGAATTCCTCGCCGTTCCCTATTCCACCATCGTGATGGCGGCGCTGGTGCCGGCGATTCTCTATTACGTCGCGCTGTTCATCCAGGCGGATCTGGAAGCCGCGCGCATGAACATCGCGCCGGTGCCGAAGTCGGAAATTCCGTCGGCGGCCAGCGTGCTGCGCGGATTGCACTTCGTGCTCTCCTTCGCGGTGCTGATCTACGCGCTCTTCGTGCTGCGCTGGCAGCCTGAACGCGCGGCGCTGCTGGCGGCGGTGGCCCTCATCATCACCTCTCTGGCGCTGGGGTATCAGGGCGTGCGGCCGTCGCTTGCCGACATCTTCCGCGGGCTGTCGCGCACCGGCCACGCGGTTGTCGAGATCATCCTGATTTCGGCCGCCTCGGGCCTGGTCATCGGCGTGCTCAACGTCACCGGGCTGAGCTTCAATCTCACCTATGCGCTGGTGCAGGTGGGCGGCGGCAACGCCACGGTGCTGCTGGCCCTGTCCGCTGTGGTCTGCATCATTCTGGGCATGGGCCTGCCAACGCTCGGCGTCTATGTGCTGCTGGCGGCCCTGGTAGCACCCGCGCTCATCCAGGTGGGCATCGAGCCGATCGCGGCGCATCTCTATGTGCTGTATTTCGGCATGATGTCGATGATCACCCCGCCGATCGCGCTGGCGGCGTTTGCCGCGGCCAGCATCGCCCAGGCGCCAGCCATGGCCACTGGGCTCGCCGCGATGCGCTTTGGCTGGTCGGCCTATGTGATTCCGGTGCTGTTCGTCTTCTCGCCGACGCTGATCCTGATCGGCGAGCCTCTCGACATCGGCGTCGCGATCGTCACCGCAGGCATCGGCGTGTGGCTGATCTCGGCAAGCCTTGCGGGTTATTTCTCCGCGCGGCTCTCGATGCCCATGCGCCTCGCCTTCGCCGTCTGCGGTCTCGCGGCCCTGGTGCCCGGGACGGCGTTCGAAGGCGCGGTCATCAGCGACATCCTGGGTGTCGGCGGCGGTCTGCTGCTGATGGCATCGGAGGTCCGGCGCAAACGCCAGCGCCTTGCGGAGAGTGTTGTCTGA
- a CDS encoding TAXI family TRAP transporter solute-binding subunit: MRQIITSAAFAAAMAVAATLGSAASAQTVGIATSNPGSLFHNIGSAVANAANQAGLNTTIQPATSPNQFIPFINSGGIEFGVANLQEVNYAVTGEAWWNGVKNPNLRVVAMLMPLVEAIFVRADSDIMSIADLKGRPMVDGYTAQNTILPQLDAFYSTAGMTRADMKPVNVPSVVAGANAFIAGEADGFIFAHGAGKVREADAAVGGLRALPVADASDAALAAARKHWPTAFFKKLPKGAMPGVLEDNIYIAFPQVIFTHANVPDDVVYAMAKAMHENAKVMADTFKPFAAFKPSEMKGDPGVAEFHPGALRFFKDAGLE, encoded by the coding sequence ATGCGTCAGATCATCACCTCGGCGGCCTTCGCCGCCGCCATGGCCGTCGCCGCGACGCTGGGAAGCGCCGCATCGGCGCAGACCGTCGGAATCGCGACATCCAATCCGGGGTCGCTGTTCCACAACATCGGCAGCGCGGTCGCCAATGCGGCCAACCAGGCCGGGCTGAACACCACCATCCAGCCCGCGACCAGCCCCAACCAGTTCATTCCGTTCATCAATTCCGGCGGTATCGAGTTCGGCGTGGCGAATCTGCAGGAAGTCAACTATGCGGTCACGGGCGAGGCCTGGTGGAACGGCGTCAAGAACCCCAACCTTCGCGTCGTGGCGATGCTGATGCCGCTCGTTGAGGCGATCTTCGTGCGCGCGGACAGCGACATCATGTCGATCGCCGACCTGAAGGGCCGGCCGATGGTCGATGGCTACACGGCGCAAAACACGATTCTGCCGCAGCTCGACGCCTTCTATTCCACGGCGGGAATGACCCGCGCCGACATGAAGCCGGTCAACGTGCCGAGCGTCGTCGCGGGCGCCAATGCCTTCATCGCCGGTGAAGCGGACGGCTTCATCTTCGCCCACGGCGCGGGCAAGGTGCGGGAGGCGGATGCGGCGGTCGGCGGCTTGCGGGCGCTTCCCGTGGCGGACGCGAGCGATGCGGCGCTTGCCGCGGCGCGCAAGCATTGGCCGACGGCGTTTTTCAAGAAGCTGCCCAAGGGCGCCATGCCGGGCGTGCTGGAGGACAATATCTACATCGCCTTCCCGCAAGTGATCTTCACCCACGCCAACGTGCCCGACGACGTGGTCTACGCCATGGCCAAGGCGATGCATGAGAACGCCAAGGTCATGGCCGACACGTTCAAGCCGTTCGCGGCCTTCAAGCCCAGCGAGATGAAGGGCGACCCCGGCGTTGCGGAGTTCCATCCCGGTGCGCTGCGGTTCTTCAAAGACGCAGGCCTTGAGTAG
- a CDS encoding thiamine pyrophosphate-requiring protein, whose protein sequence is MTADTTKARPKNGAEAMLLGLKRAGVDYLFANAGTDFPPVIEAIASLDPGAIPQPVTVPHETASVAMAHGYYLATGRAQAVMVHVNVGLANAAMGVINAASDNVPVIVMSGRTPITERGRPGARATPIQYGQEMYDQSSLVSNVTKYHYEMRYPEQGDSLTARAYALAMSEPRGPVYLSLPREPLMEEIPEHLRDPSPAQTPATPAQPDPAAIATAALWLSESKEPLILIQRSDPIGATAAELAAFSQRFGIAVAEPFTVRNVMPGAHPMFLGNDVKGPLERADVVLVLDCDIPWIEALHAPAPGKRIIHVGADPLFQRMPVRGYQTDLAITADPAATLKALAAALPEPDLAVTTRRGRIEHASHERRAAVARTAAEGSGSPMSAEWMSQCLSEAIGDQAMVFGELGVVPGAMTPAGPNRIFNNPHSGGLGWALPAALGAQLADRSRLCVACIGDGSYIFANPVACHQIAEALELPILTIIKNNGMWNAVRRSVLNSYPQGEAVRANTMPLTSLEPAPDYLKVASASRAHVERVENGADLPAALARALTVIRVERRQAVLDVRIAVSDRH, encoded by the coding sequence ATGACGGCGGACACGACCAAGGCTCGGCCAAAAAACGGCGCCGAGGCGATGCTTCTCGGTCTCAAGCGCGCCGGGGTGGACTATCTGTTCGCCAACGCCGGCACCGATTTTCCGCCGGTGATCGAGGCGATCGCATCGCTGGATCCCGGCGCCATACCGCAGCCCGTGACGGTACCGCACGAGACCGCCAGCGTCGCCATGGCGCATGGCTATTACCTGGCCACGGGCCGTGCGCAGGCGGTGATGGTGCATGTCAACGTCGGGCTCGCCAACGCGGCGATGGGCGTGATCAACGCGGCGTCGGACAATGTGCCGGTGATCGTCATGTCGGGGCGGACGCCGATCACCGAGCGCGGCCGTCCGGGCGCCCGCGCGACCCCGATCCAGTACGGCCAGGAGATGTACGACCAGTCTTCGCTGGTCAGCAACGTGACCAAGTACCACTACGAAATGCGCTATCCCGAGCAGGGCGACAGCCTGACGGCGCGGGCGTATGCGCTTGCGATGAGCGAGCCGCGCGGACCCGTCTATCTCAGCCTGCCGCGCGAGCCGCTGATGGAGGAGATCCCGGAGCACCTGCGCGACCCCTCCCCGGCGCAAACGCCCGCGACACCGGCGCAGCCCGACCCCGCTGCCATCGCCACCGCGGCGCTGTGGCTGAGCGAGTCAAAAGAGCCGCTGATCCTGATCCAGCGCAGCGACCCGATTGGGGCCACCGCCGCGGAGCTCGCCGCCTTCTCGCAGCGGTTCGGCATCGCCGTCGCCGAGCCGTTCACGGTGCGCAACGTGATGCCCGGCGCGCATCCGATGTTCCTCGGCAACGATGTGAAGGGTCCGCTGGAACGGGCCGATGTGGTGCTGGTGCTCGATTGCGACATTCCGTGGATCGAGGCCTTGCACGCGCCCGCGCCCGGCAAGCGCATCATCCATGTGGGCGCGGATCCGCTGTTCCAGCGCATGCCAGTGCGCGGCTACCAGACCGATCTCGCCATCACCGCCGATCCGGCGGCCACGCTGAAGGCGCTGGCCGCGGCGCTGCCAGAACCCGATCTCGCGGTGACCACGCGGCGCGGACGCATCGAACATGCCTCTCATGAACGCCGCGCGGCCGTGGCGCGGACGGCGGCGGAAGGCAGCGGAAGCCCGATGAGCGCGGAGTGGATGAGCCAGTGTCTGAGCGAGGCCATCGGCGATCAGGCGATGGTGTTCGGCGAGCTCGGCGTGGTGCCCGGCGCGATGACCCCCGCCGGCCCCAACCGGATCTTCAACAACCCGCACTCCGGCGGGCTGGGCTGGGCGCTGCCCGCAGCCCTTGGCGCGCAACTGGCCGACCGCAGCCGTCTGTGCGTCGCCTGTATCGGCGACGGTTCCTACATCTTCGCCAATCCTGTGGCCTGCCACCAGATCGCCGAGGCGCTGGAGCTGCCGATCCTCACGATCATCAAGAACAACGGGATGTGGAACGCGGTCCGCCGCTCGGTGCTCAACAGCTATCCGCAAGGCGAGGCGGTGCGCGCCAACACCATGCCGCTGACCTCGCTCGAGCCGGCGCCGGACTATCTGAAAGTGGCGTCAGCCAGCCGCGCGCATGTGGAGCGTGTCGAAAACGGCGCGGATCTGCCCGCAGCACTCGCCCGCGCGCTGACAGTCATCCGCGTGGAACGCCGCCAGGCCGTGCTTGACGTTCGCATCGCGGTGTCGGACAGGCATTGA
- a CDS encoding homospermidine synthase, whose translation MIGFGSIGKGTLPLIERHLSFDKARLTVIDPLEEEGKAVVERGYAFNNIALTPENYREVLTPLLTEGEGQGFCVNLSVDTSSLDIMKLCRELGVLYIDTVVEPWPGFYFDKDAGIEARTNYALRETVRREKKKHPGGTTAVSCCGANPGMVSWFVKQALLDIARDTGVDTPEPRTRKGWAKLMQKLGVKGVHIAERDTQISDKPKPLDVFWNTWSVEGFLSEGFQPAELGWGTHETWMPKNARKHKKGNKAGIYLEQPGANTRVRTWCPTPGAQYGFLVTHNEAISIADYYTVKKDGKAVYRPTCHYAYHPCNGAVLSLHELFGSAGKIQPQFHLLEESEIIDGIDELGVLLYGHKKNAYWYGSQLSIQEARELAPDQNATGLQVTSAVLAGMVWALENPDAGIVETDEMDFRRCLEIQTPYLGPVKGYYTDWTPLDDRPGFFPEDIDETDPWQFRNILVR comes from the coding sequence ATGATCGGCTTCGGCTCGATCGGCAAGGGAACGCTGCCGTTGATCGAACGTCACCTGAGCTTCGACAAGGCGCGGCTGACGGTCATCGATCCGCTGGAGGAGGAAGGCAAGGCGGTGGTCGAGCGCGGCTACGCGTTCAACAACATCGCGCTGACGCCGGAAAACTATCGTGAGGTCCTCACGCCGCTGCTCACCGAAGGCGAGGGCCAGGGTTTTTGCGTCAACCTCTCCGTCGACACCTCCTCGCTGGATATCATGAAGCTCTGCCGCGAGCTCGGCGTGCTCTATATCGACACCGTCGTGGAGCCGTGGCCCGGCTTCTATTTCGACAAGGACGCCGGCATCGAGGCGCGCACCAACTATGCGCTGCGCGAGACCGTGCGCCGGGAGAAGAAGAAGCATCCCGGCGGCACCACCGCGGTCTCCTGCTGCGGCGCCAACCCGGGCATGGTCTCGTGGTTCGTCAAGCAGGCGCTGCTGGACATCGCCCGCGACACCGGCGTCGATACGCCCGAGCCCAGGACACGCAAGGGCTGGGCGAAGCTGATGCAGAAGCTCGGGGTCAAGGGCGTGCACATCGCCGAGCGCGACACGCAGATCTCCGACAAGCCCAAGCCGCTCGACGTCTTCTGGAACACCTGGTCCGTCGAGGGGTTCCTCTCGGAAGGCTTCCAGCCCGCCGAACTGGGCTGGGGCACGCATGAGACGTGGATGCCCAAGAATGCGCGCAAGCACAAGAAGGGCAACAAGGCGGGGATCTATCTCGAGCAGCCCGGCGCCAACACGCGCGTGCGCACCTGGTGCCCCACGCCGGGCGCGCAATACGGCTTTCTGGTCACCCACAACGAGGCGATCTCGATCGCCGACTATTACACGGTGAAGAAGGATGGCAAGGCGGTTTACCGGCCGACCTGCCACTACGCCTATCACCCGTGCAACGGCGCGGTGCTCTCGCTGCACGAGCTGTTCGGCAGTGCGGGCAAGATCCAGCCGCAATTCCATCTGCTGGAGGAGAGCGAGATCATCGACGGCATCGATGAGCTCGGCGTGCTGCTCTACGGCCACAAGAAGAACGCCTACTGGTACGGCTCGCAGCTCTCCATCCAGGAAGCCCGCGAACTGGCGCCCGATCAGAACGCCACCGGCCTGCAGGTGACCTCCGCCGTTCTCGCCGGCATGGTGTGGGCGCTGGAGAATCCGGACGCCGGCATCGTGGAGACCGACGAGATGGATTTCCGCCGCTGCCTGGAAATCCAGACGCCGTATCTGGGCCCGGTGAAGGGATATTACACCGACTGGACCCCGCTCGACGACCGCCCCGGCTTCTTCCCCGAGGATATCGACGAGACCGACCCCTGGCAGTTCCGCAACATCCTGGTGCGGTGA
- a CDS encoding N-acetyltransferase — protein MIDIADEVSWHHGARESLLDAAFGAERFTKTCERLREGRLPAIALSATDSDSGALIGTVRLWHVTVNGCRALLLGPLAVSHLHQGCGLGAKLMRAGLNRAAMAGHQAVILVGDAEYYSRFGFSAGLAQGLDLPGPVDRARLLATELVAGALVHAHGMVLADGAADPMCGENKRGPWGHPKLRLDA, from the coding sequence ATGATCGACATTGCCGACGAGGTGTCTTGGCATCACGGCGCGCGCGAGAGCCTGCTCGATGCCGCCTTCGGGGCCGAGCGGTTCACCAAGACCTGCGAGCGGCTGCGCGAAGGCCGCCTGCCGGCGATCGCGCTGAGCGCGACCGACAGCGACAGTGGCGCGCTGATCGGCACCGTGCGGCTGTGGCATGTCACCGTGAACGGCTGCCGGGCCCTGCTGCTCGGCCCGCTCGCGGTGTCGCATCTGCATCAGGGCTGCGGGCTGGGCGCCAAGCTCATGCGCGCGGGCCTCAACCGTGCCGCCATGGCCGGTCATCAGGCCGTCATTCTGGTGGGCGATGCCGAATACTACAGCCGTTTCGGCTTTTCCGCCGGGCTGGCGCAAGGGCTCGACTTGCCAGGTCCGGTGGATCGGGCGAGGCTGCTGGCAACCGAACTGGTCGCCGGTGCGTTGGTCCATGCTCATGGGATGGTGCTCGCCGACGGCGCTGCCGACCCGATGTGCGGCGAAAACAAGCGCGGCCCCTGGGGCCATCCGAAACTGCGTCTCGATGCGTGA